One window from the genome of Salvia miltiorrhiza cultivar Shanhuang (shh) chromosome 7, IMPLAD_Smil_shh, whole genome shotgun sequence encodes:
- the LOC130992362 gene encoding protein AE7-like → MVSGLINANPVVYEKKERRTRSAPGDVDEYTIETIDQLEIFEHIRDVKDPEHPYSLEELKVITEDAIEVDDKRSYVRVTFTPTVEHCSMATVIGLCLRVKLMRSLPLRYKVDIRVAPGSHASEAAVNKQLNDKERVAAALENPNLVDMVDECLAPSYG, encoded by the exons ATGGTCTCCGGATTAATAAATGCAAACCCTGTTGTGTATGAAAAAAAGGAACGTCGAACGCGAAGTGCACCGGGTGATGTGGATGAATATACAATTGAGACGATTGACCAGCTTGAAATTTTTGA GCATATCAGAGATGTAAAAGATCCAGAGCATCCTTATTCGTTGGAAGAGTTGAAAGTCATAACGGAAGATGCAATTGAGGTCGATGACAAGCGTAGCTACGTAag GGTCACATTTACTCCGACTGTAGAGCATTGCAGCATGGCGACAGTAATTGGCCTATGCTTGCGGGTCAAACTCATGCGCTCTTTGCCACTACGTTACAAG GTGGATATTAGAGTAGCACCTGGTTCTCATGCCTCTGAAGCTGcag TAAACAAACAGCTGAATGACAAAGAACGAGTGGCAGCAGCATTGGAAAATCCCAACCTCGTTGATATGGTCGATGAATGCCTTGCACCCTCATATGGATAA
- the LOC130992363 gene encoding uncharacterized protein LOC130992363 isoform X1, with product MMRSVSASWTLLGFWVILCFGFSNSYYTGKGNFEDRGSKHSVSYNYDRIGEVNKACAFVLKSAADLKPDDSRLYTIKEEISFLNGNWWQELNEGGAPLMPFDDREASADLRSPINLVSFWVTDVGRRLHSKNSILVSGILQMGVTLEGLLSEKPFEGSPRFDIWPGHSQLSLLFQGIYTESGGNDGERVMCLLGSAVLPSRQPDSGDPWGWVKESGYTNQPLLTQDDQIVLVLRYPKMVTLRSRAVHGSMRSLNPKSNLKYFDEVHMSSWLRSSANYQFNSENLVSKACDPYPYKDSFVNGDIDVYKGLDFCDILERFTHQEALTILPNWKCNGTDDFCSRLGPFASDKEINATDGSFKNVKLVLQDVRCENMTSKDSGWFTRVSSVFRAVPPSENRFTAAQRTGLGNMTLSAEGIWKSSSGQLCMVGCSDGSGCDTRICLYVPLSFSIKQRSILLGTMSSIDTSHSPYFPLAFEKLVRPAELWDQFTATHPYYNYSKIASAGAILERDEPFNFGTVIKKSLLKFPKIEDMGNFHYSLSLLAEDLTLHIAAVPDPFPKSSLAKADLEMEILSLGPLFGRYWPGKYDSTLQKETPYSNKGEYTESQLLLNVSGQLNLVGNRYSNFSSLFVEGIYDPHVGKMYLVGCRDVRASWKTLYESMDLEAGLDCLVEVMISYPPTTARWLVNPTARISITSHRSEDDPLYFVPAKLQTVPIMYRRQREDIISRRGMEGILRILTLSVAIACILSQLFYIRGNTESVPYVSLVMLGVQALGYSFPLITGAEALLKKASTEFSESQSDDLQNSQWLHVIDYTVKVLVLVAFSLTLRLCQKVWKSRIRLQTRAPLEPHRVPSDKKVLFSTLSLHVIGYIIALIVHYVNTSYKPLQTAHFVDSTGYSHVIREWKTELEEYLGLVQDFFLLPQVIANFMWRINVKPLRELYYIGITSVRLLPHAYDYITSPIPNPYFSEEYEFVNPRMDFFSKFGDVAIPAIAVLLAAAVYIQQRWNYERLSQTLRLGRAKFLPLGSKVYERLPSVSHEAELSSGVNKNSTCEEGRDT from the coding sequence ATGATGCGTTCTGTTTCTGCATCTTGGACTCTACTCGGGTTTTGGGTGATTTTATGTTTTGGGTTTTCGAATTCATACTACACGGGTAAAGGGAATTTTGAAGATAGAGGAAGTAAGCATTCTGTGAGCTACAACTATGACAGGATTGGTGAGGTCAATAAAGCTTGTGCATTTGTCTTGAAATCTGCTGCTGATTTAAAACCTGATGATAGTCGTTTGTATACGATAAAAGAGGAGATCTCTTTCTTGAACGGAAATTGGTGGCAGGAATTGAATGAGGGAGGTGCTCCATTGATGCCCTTTGATGATAGGGAAGCTTCTGCCGATCTCCGATCCCCTATAAACTTGGTTTCCTTTTGGGTTACCGATGTTGGCCGCCGCCTTCATTCCAAGAACTCGATACTCGTAAGTGGGATTTTGCAAATGGGGGTAACTCTTGAAGGTTTGCTCTCAGAAAAACCATTTGAAGGGAGCCCTAGGTTTGATATATGGCCCGGCCATTCGCagctttctcttctttttcaaGGGATCTACACTGAATCGGGGGGAAATGATGGGGAGAGAGTGATGTGTTTGTTGGGGAGTGCAGTACTGCCTTCTCGTCAGCCTGATTCTGGTGATCCGTGGGGGTGGGTGAAGGAGTCTGGTTATACTAATCAGCCACTTCTCACACAAGATGATCAGATTGTGCTCGTGCTTCGTTATCCAAAGATGGTGACGTTGAGAAGCAGAGCAGTCCATGGAAGCATGAGAAGTTTGAATCCAAAGTCGAACCTCAAGTACTTTGATGAAGTCCACATGTCTTCTTGGTTAAGATCTTCTGCAAATTACCAGTTCAACTCTGAAAATCTTGTCTCAAAAGCTTGTGATCCTTATCCGTATAAAGATAGCTTTGTTAATGGTGATATTGATGTATATAAAGGGCTTGACTTCTGTGACATACTCGAGAGGTTCACTCACCAAGAAGCCCTGACCATTCTGCCAAACTGGAAGTGCAATGGCACGGATGATTTCTGCAGTAGGTTAGGCCCGTTTGCGTCGGATAAGGAGATTAATGCTACCGATGGGAGCTTCAAAAATGTGAAGCTCGTTCTTCAAGATGTCCGCTGTGAGAATATGACTTCAAAGGACAGTGGTTGGTTCACGAGGGTGTCTTCCGTGTTCAGAGCTGTTCCTCCTTCCGAGAATCGTTTCACTGCAGCACAAAGGACCGGGCTTGGTAACATGACTCTTTCAGCTGAAGGGATATGGAAGTCTTCGAGCGGACAGCTCTGCATGGTTGGTTGCTCGGACGGGAGTGGCTGTGATACTCGCATCTGCTTGTatgttcctctttctttctccaTAAAACAGCGTAGCATACTTCTTGGTACTATGTCGAGCATTGATACCTCTCATTCGCCATATTTCCCGTTAGCATTTGAAAAGCTAGTCCGTCCTGCTGAGTTATGGGATCAATTCACTGCTACTCATCCATATTACAACTACTCTAAGATTGCTTCTGCTGGTGCTATCCTCGAGAGAGACGAGCCTTTTAACTTTGGGACTGTGATTAAGAAATCACTCTTGAAGTTTCCCAAAATAGAAGACATGGGGAATTTTCATTATAGCCTCTCTCTTTTAGCTGAAGATCTTACCCTTCACATAGCTGCTGTACCTGATCCGTTTCCTAAATCTTCTCTAGCAAAAGCTGACTTAGAGATGGAGATTCTATCGCTTGGCCCTTTGTTCGGGCGTTATTGGCCCGGAAAATATGATTCAACCTTACAGAAAGAGACCCCTTACTCCAATAAAGGCGAATACACCGAGAGCCAACTCCTCCTCAATGTTTCCGGTCAGCTTAATCTTGTTGGAAACCGGTATTCCAACTTCTCGTCACTGTTTGTGGAGGGGATTTACGATCCACACGTTGGAAAGATGTATCTAGTTGGTTGCAGGGATGTTCGAGCCTCGTGGAAGACCTTATATGAAAGCATGGACCTTGAAGCCGGGCTGGATTGCTTGGTCGAGGTGATGATTTCATATCCCCCGACTACAGCCCGGTGGTTGGTCAATCCGACTGCCAGAATCTCGATCACTAGCCACCGGAGTGAAGATGATCCACTCTACTTTGTTCCAGCGAAGCTCCAAACAGTTCCCATCATGTATAGAAGGCAGCGCGAAGACATTATTTCACGTAGAGGCATGGAGGGAATCCTCCGCATTTTGACACTCTCCGTTGCAATCGCTTGCATTTTGAGCCAGTTGTTTTACATTAGAGGTAACACGGAATCCGTTCCTTATGTATCTCTCGTGATGCTGGGAGTACAAGCTCTAGGGTACAGCTTCCCTCTAATCACAGGCGCCGAAGCTCTCTTGAAAAAGGCATCCACGGAGTTCAGTGAAAGCCAATCTGATGACCTACAGAACAGCCAATGGCTGCACGTAATCGACTACACTGTGAAGGTCCTCGTACTGGTAGCATTTTCACTAACTCTTCGGCTCTGCCAGAAGGTGTGGAAATCGCGCATCAGATTGCAGACACGCGCCCCTCTCGAGCCTCACCGTGTTCCAAGTGACAAGAAAGTACTTTTCTCAACCTTAAGCCTACATGTTATTGGATATATCATTGCTCTCATTGTGCACTATGTGAATACAAGTTACAAACCTCTTCAAACGGCACATTTTGTCGATTCCACGGGTTATTCACATGTGATACGCGAATGGAAGACGGAGCTGGAGGAGTATCTGGGCCTGGTTCAGGACTTCTTCCTCCTTCCTCAGGTCATTGCTAACTTTATGTGGAGAATCAATGTCAAACCTCTGCGGGAGCTGTACTACATCGGGATAACTTCCGTCCGGCTTCTGCCCCACGCATATGATTACATAACATCGCCCATACCGAATCCTTACTTCTCCGAGGAGTATGAATTTGTGAATCCTCGGATGGATTTCTTTTCCAAGTTTGGTGATGTTGCTATACCGGCAATCGCGGTTCTTCTAGCAGCTGCTGTTTATATTCAGCAGAGATGGAATTATGAGAGGCTCAGCCAAACGCTTCGATTGGGCAGAGCAAAGTTTTTGCCTTTGGGTTCCAAAGTGTATGAGAGATTGCCCTCTGTATCTCATGAGGCTGAGCTTTCTTCTGGTGTTAACAAGAACTCGACGTGCGAGGAGGGACGTGACACATAA
- the LOC130992363 gene encoding uncharacterized protein LOC130992363 isoform X2 has protein sequence MPFDDREASADLRSPINLVSFWVTDVGRRLHSKNSILVSGILQMGVTLEGLLSEKPFEGSPRFDIWPGHSQLSLLFQGIYTESGGNDGERVMCLLGSAVLPSRQPDSGDPWGWVKESGYTNQPLLTQDDQIVLVLRYPKMVTLRSRAVHGSMRSLNPKSNLKYFDEVHMSSWLRSSANYQFNSENLVSKACDPYPYKDSFVNGDIDVYKGLDFCDILERFTHQEALTILPNWKCNGTDDFCSRLGPFASDKEINATDGSFKNVKLVLQDVRCENMTSKDSGWFTRVSSVFRAVPPSENRFTAAQRTGLGNMTLSAEGIWKSSSGQLCMVGCSDGSGCDTRICLYVPLSFSIKQRSILLGTMSSIDTSHSPYFPLAFEKLVRPAELWDQFTATHPYYNYSKIASAGAILERDEPFNFGTVIKKSLLKFPKIEDMGNFHYSLSLLAEDLTLHIAAVPDPFPKSSLAKADLEMEILSLGPLFGRYWPGKYDSTLQKETPYSNKGEYTESQLLLNVSGQLNLVGNRYSNFSSLFVEGIYDPHVGKMYLVGCRDVRASWKTLYESMDLEAGLDCLVEVMISYPPTTARWLVNPTARISITSHRSEDDPLYFVPAKLQTVPIMYRRQREDIISRRGMEGILRILTLSVAIACILSQLFYIRGNTESVPYVSLVMLGVQALGYSFPLITGAEALLKKASTEFSESQSDDLQNSQWLHVIDYTVKVLVLVAFSLTLRLCQKVWKSRIRLQTRAPLEPHRVPSDKKVLFSTLSLHVIGYIIALIVHYVNTSYKPLQTAHFVDSTGYSHVIREWKTELEEYLGLVQDFFLLPQVIANFMWRINVKPLRELYYIGITSVRLLPHAYDYITSPIPNPYFSEEYEFVNPRMDFFSKFGDVAIPAIAVLLAAAVYIQQRWNYERLSQTLRLGRAKFLPLGSKVYERLPSVSHEAELSSGVNKNSTCEEGRDT, from the coding sequence ATGCCCTTTGATGATAGGGAAGCTTCTGCCGATCTCCGATCCCCTATAAACTTGGTTTCCTTTTGGGTTACCGATGTTGGCCGCCGCCTTCATTCCAAGAACTCGATACTCGTAAGTGGGATTTTGCAAATGGGGGTAACTCTTGAAGGTTTGCTCTCAGAAAAACCATTTGAAGGGAGCCCTAGGTTTGATATATGGCCCGGCCATTCGCagctttctcttctttttcaaGGGATCTACACTGAATCGGGGGGAAATGATGGGGAGAGAGTGATGTGTTTGTTGGGGAGTGCAGTACTGCCTTCTCGTCAGCCTGATTCTGGTGATCCGTGGGGGTGGGTGAAGGAGTCTGGTTATACTAATCAGCCACTTCTCACACAAGATGATCAGATTGTGCTCGTGCTTCGTTATCCAAAGATGGTGACGTTGAGAAGCAGAGCAGTCCATGGAAGCATGAGAAGTTTGAATCCAAAGTCGAACCTCAAGTACTTTGATGAAGTCCACATGTCTTCTTGGTTAAGATCTTCTGCAAATTACCAGTTCAACTCTGAAAATCTTGTCTCAAAAGCTTGTGATCCTTATCCGTATAAAGATAGCTTTGTTAATGGTGATATTGATGTATATAAAGGGCTTGACTTCTGTGACATACTCGAGAGGTTCACTCACCAAGAAGCCCTGACCATTCTGCCAAACTGGAAGTGCAATGGCACGGATGATTTCTGCAGTAGGTTAGGCCCGTTTGCGTCGGATAAGGAGATTAATGCTACCGATGGGAGCTTCAAAAATGTGAAGCTCGTTCTTCAAGATGTCCGCTGTGAGAATATGACTTCAAAGGACAGTGGTTGGTTCACGAGGGTGTCTTCCGTGTTCAGAGCTGTTCCTCCTTCCGAGAATCGTTTCACTGCAGCACAAAGGACCGGGCTTGGTAACATGACTCTTTCAGCTGAAGGGATATGGAAGTCTTCGAGCGGACAGCTCTGCATGGTTGGTTGCTCGGACGGGAGTGGCTGTGATACTCGCATCTGCTTGTatgttcctctttctttctccaTAAAACAGCGTAGCATACTTCTTGGTACTATGTCGAGCATTGATACCTCTCATTCGCCATATTTCCCGTTAGCATTTGAAAAGCTAGTCCGTCCTGCTGAGTTATGGGATCAATTCACTGCTACTCATCCATATTACAACTACTCTAAGATTGCTTCTGCTGGTGCTATCCTCGAGAGAGACGAGCCTTTTAACTTTGGGACTGTGATTAAGAAATCACTCTTGAAGTTTCCCAAAATAGAAGACATGGGGAATTTTCATTATAGCCTCTCTCTTTTAGCTGAAGATCTTACCCTTCACATAGCTGCTGTACCTGATCCGTTTCCTAAATCTTCTCTAGCAAAAGCTGACTTAGAGATGGAGATTCTATCGCTTGGCCCTTTGTTCGGGCGTTATTGGCCCGGAAAATATGATTCAACCTTACAGAAAGAGACCCCTTACTCCAATAAAGGCGAATACACCGAGAGCCAACTCCTCCTCAATGTTTCCGGTCAGCTTAATCTTGTTGGAAACCGGTATTCCAACTTCTCGTCACTGTTTGTGGAGGGGATTTACGATCCACACGTTGGAAAGATGTATCTAGTTGGTTGCAGGGATGTTCGAGCCTCGTGGAAGACCTTATATGAAAGCATGGACCTTGAAGCCGGGCTGGATTGCTTGGTCGAGGTGATGATTTCATATCCCCCGACTACAGCCCGGTGGTTGGTCAATCCGACTGCCAGAATCTCGATCACTAGCCACCGGAGTGAAGATGATCCACTCTACTTTGTTCCAGCGAAGCTCCAAACAGTTCCCATCATGTATAGAAGGCAGCGCGAAGACATTATTTCACGTAGAGGCATGGAGGGAATCCTCCGCATTTTGACACTCTCCGTTGCAATCGCTTGCATTTTGAGCCAGTTGTTTTACATTAGAGGTAACACGGAATCCGTTCCTTATGTATCTCTCGTGATGCTGGGAGTACAAGCTCTAGGGTACAGCTTCCCTCTAATCACAGGCGCCGAAGCTCTCTTGAAAAAGGCATCCACGGAGTTCAGTGAAAGCCAATCTGATGACCTACAGAACAGCCAATGGCTGCACGTAATCGACTACACTGTGAAGGTCCTCGTACTGGTAGCATTTTCACTAACTCTTCGGCTCTGCCAGAAGGTGTGGAAATCGCGCATCAGATTGCAGACACGCGCCCCTCTCGAGCCTCACCGTGTTCCAAGTGACAAGAAAGTACTTTTCTCAACCTTAAGCCTACATGTTATTGGATATATCATTGCTCTCATTGTGCACTATGTGAATACAAGTTACAAACCTCTTCAAACGGCACATTTTGTCGATTCCACGGGTTATTCACATGTGATACGCGAATGGAAGACGGAGCTGGAGGAGTATCTGGGCCTGGTTCAGGACTTCTTCCTCCTTCCTCAGGTCATTGCTAACTTTATGTGGAGAATCAATGTCAAACCTCTGCGGGAGCTGTACTACATCGGGATAACTTCCGTCCGGCTTCTGCCCCACGCATATGATTACATAACATCGCCCATACCGAATCCTTACTTCTCCGAGGAGTATGAATTTGTGAATCCTCGGATGGATTTCTTTTCCAAGTTTGGTGATGTTGCTATACCGGCAATCGCGGTTCTTCTAGCAGCTGCTGTTTATATTCAGCAGAGATGGAATTATGAGAGGCTCAGCCAAACGCTTCGATTGGGCAGAGCAAAGTTTTTGCCTTTGGGTTCCAAAGTGTATGAGAGATTGCCCTCTGTATCTCATGAGGCTGAGCTTTCTTCTGGTGTTAACAAGAACTCGACGTGCGAGGAGGGACGTGACACATAA